A DNA window from Candidatus Atribacteria bacterium contains the following coding sequences:
- a CDS encoding 3-phosphoglycerate dehydrogenase, with the protein MLKILVTDGMDTRSVQTLKNMGHEVTEQFFEPEELKVQVKNFNVVIVRSATKVRKEIIDSALETGNLKLIIRGGVGVDNIDVCYAESKGIKVRNTPNASSLAVAELALSHMFCLARFMGMANITMREGKWNKKQYKGIELSGKTLGLIGFGRIGRELAKKAKAMGMKIIYNDILGPAKDCPEYSFVSLDTLLADSDFISLHIPGNEDKSPVVGTLEFSKMKDGAYLINCARGNVVNESDLLEALNSGKLAGAGIDVFSEEPTKNMQLVNHEKVSVTPHIGASTIEAQKRIGAEIISIIKENF; encoded by the coding sequence ATGTTAAAAATATTAGTAACCGATGGAATGGATACAAGATCTGTTCAGACCTTAAAAAATATGGGGCATGAGGTAACAGAGCAATTCTTTGAACCTGAAGAGTTAAAAGTGCAAGTAAAGAATTTCAATGTAGTAATAGTACGTTCTGCAACTAAAGTTAGGAAAGAGATCATAGATTCTGCCCTTGAGACCGGAAATTTAAAATTAATCATTCGAGGTGGGGTAGGAGTGGATAACATAGATGTATGCTATGCTGAATCAAAAGGGATAAAAGTTAGAAATACTCCCAATGCAAGCAGTTTGGCAGTAGCAGAATTAGCATTGAGTCACATGTTTTGTTTGGCCCGCTTTATGGGAATGGCTAATATCACCATGAGAGAAGGTAAATGGAATAAAAAGCAGTATAAAGGGATAGAGCTTTCCGGCAAAACCTTGGGACTTATAGGATTTGGCAGAATCGGAAGAGAATTAGCTAAAAAAGCTAAGGCAATGGGGATGAAAATTATCTATAATGATATCTTGGGACCAGCCAAGGATTGTCCCGAATACTCTTTTGTTTCGCTGGATACGCTTTTAGCTGATTCTGATTTTATCTCTTTACATATACCGGGGAATGAAGATAAATCTCCGGTGGTCGGTACCTTAGAATTTAGCAAAATGAAAGATGGAGCATATCTTATTAATTGTGCTCGAGGTAATGTAGTAAATGAGTCAGATTTGCTGGAAGCTTTGAATTCCGGAAAACTTGCGGGAGCAGGAATTGATGTATTCTCAGAAGAGCCAACCAAAAATATGCAACTGGTGAATCACGAAAAAGTTTCAGTAACTCCCCATATCGGAGCATCTACCATAGAAGCTCAAAAGAGAATCGGAGCCGAAATTATTTCTATTATCAAAGAAAATTTTTAG
- a CDS encoding alanine--glyoxylate aminotransferase family protein, which produces MYKKLFIPGPVDVTEDTLQKMATPMIGHRTKEASTLQRGISDKLRKLMYTQNEILLSTSSGSGLMEGSIRSCTQKRAAVFSCGNFGNRWFAMAEDNNVPADKFEVEWGLPNTAESVEQILTTGKYDLITVTHNETSSGIMNPVEEIAKIMKKFPEVLFCVDAVSSLGGAKIEVDKLGIDICITSSQKCLGLPPGLSLCSISEKALAAARKVKFRGTYLDLLQIYEYIQKKDYQYPSTPSLSHMFALDHQLDKILKEGLDNRFARHAEMANYVRAWAKEKFSLFAQEEFASNTVTCVKNTREISVGDLNKALGERGYVISNGYGKLKEKTFRIAHMAEATLSQIKELLSIIDKILGI; this is translated from the coding sequence ATGTATAAAAAACTTTTTATACCTGGACCGGTTGATGTTACCGAAGATACCTTGCAAAAGATGGCTACCCCTATGATAGGTCATAGAACCAAAGAGGCTTCAACTCTACAGAGAGGCATTAGTGACAAATTAAGAAAGCTGATGTATACCCAAAATGAGATTTTACTTTCTACTTCTTCCGGCAGCGGACTGATGGAGGGATCTATTCGTTCTTGTACTCAAAAAAGAGCTGCAGTATTTTCCTGCGGTAACTTTGGAAACCGTTGGTTTGCCATGGCAGAAGACAATAATGTGCCTGCTGATAAATTTGAAGTCGAATGGGGATTGCCTAATACTGCGGAATCAGTCGAACAAATTTTAACCACCGGTAAATATGACCTGATTACTGTAACTCATAATGAGACTTCCAGCGGGATAATGAATCCGGTTGAAGAGATTGCTAAGATAATGAAAAAATTCCCCGAAGTACTGTTTTGTGTTGATGCAGTAAGTTCTTTGGGTGGAGCCAAGATAGAAGTGGATAAGTTGGGCATCGATATCTGTATTACTTCCAGTCAAAAATGTTTAGGGTTACCTCCCGGTCTTTCTCTATGTTCCATTTCAGAAAAGGCCTTAGCGGCGGCCAGAAAAGTAAAATTTAGAGGAACTTATCTTGATCTTTTACAGATCTATGAGTATATTCAGAAGAAAGATTATCAATACCCTTCTACTCCTTCTTTGTCTCATATGTTTGCCCTGGATCATCAATTGGATAAGATATTGAAAGAAGGATTAGATAACCGTTTTGCCCGACATGCTGAAATGGCCAATTACGTAAGGGCATGGGCTAAAGAAAAATTTTCTCTCTTTGCCCAGGAAGAATTTGCCTCTAATACCGTAACCTGTGTAAAAAATACCCGAGAGATTAGCGTGGGTGACTTAAACAAAGCTTTAGGAGAAAGAGGGTATGTGATTTCTAACGGGTACGGGAAATTAAAAGAGAAAACCTTTAGAATTGCTCATATGGCCGAAGCAACACTTTCCCAGATCAAAGAGCTTCTTTCCATTATTGATAAAATTTTAGGAATATAG